CCATGAATTTTCAGGCGTAGTAGTTGACGCTGGACCCGGAGCTTTTGACAAAAACACATTAAAACCCTTTAAAGGTGGCGAAGTCGTTTGTGTTGAGGAAATGATATGGTGTGGCCAATGTAAACCTTGTGCGGATGGATGGCCTAATCACTGCGAAAAGTTGGACGAGCTTGGGTTTAATGTAGACGGAGCTTTTGCTAAGTATGTTGTCGTTCCAGCTAAGCTTGCCTGGAGCTTAGATCCTATCAAGGAGCATTATTCAGAGGATAAGCTGTTTCTCCTAGGCTCGTTAGTTGAACCTACAAGTGTTGCGTATAATGCTGTTATTGAGCGTGGAGGCGGTATAAGGCCTGGGGATAACGTTGTAATTATGGGTGGCGGACCAATCGGCTTAGCTGGTTGCGCCATACTCAAAAGAGCTGGTGCTGCTAAAGTAATACTTTCCGAGCCAATGAAAGAACGAGGTGAATTAGGGAAAAAATTGGGAGCAGATCATGTTATAGATCCCACAAAAGAGAACTTCGCTGATGCAGTCTTAGACTTAACCAACGGTGAAGGTGCAGCTTTATACTTAGAAGCAACTGGGATTCCGCATATCATATTCCCTCAAATTGAAGAGGCAATTTGGAAAGGCAGGACCTTAAATTCTACTGTCGTAATAGTGGCTAGGTCTCCCGAAAAAACTCCCGTAACTGGTGAAGTTTTTCAGGTAAGGCGGGCAAGAATCGTTGGTGCTCAGGGTCACTCAGGACATGGTACATTTCCACGTGTGATTTCTTTAATGGCTTCTGGTATGGATATGACTAATATTATTACAAGAAAAATTAAACTGGAAGAAGTGCCTAAGTATATCGAAAACTTGCGCACCGATAAATCTGACTGCAAAGTAACATGTATTATGGATTAAGGTAAAGCGTTAAAATAAAAGGGAGGATAAAAAATGACCAGTGGGTTTTTTACAACTCAACATCCTTTAATAGTTTTTGAGGATAACTCTGTTGGAAGGCTAAAAAAGAAAATTTGGGAAGCAAATGAACGTGAAATTGATAATATTTTAAAAGAATACGACATACCGTCACCGCCAGAAGTTGGAAAAGCAGGATCGTATATACAAACAACACCCCGAGCCATTGCAATAGAAAAAAGGCGCAAAAACGATATCGTTTTTGTTCCAATTGGATGTACGGAGAATCACGGACTTCACGCAAATAGCGGATTAGATACTTTTATGGTGACACAAATCCTTGAAGGGATACGGAGGTATACTGCCAAGAAGGGACACGAGGTAAATCTTGCGCTTCCTCCGCTTAACTACGGGGGACACCCTTATCATCACGTTGGAATGCCTGGAACCATCATAATGCCTAAGGAAGTAGTAGAAGAAACACTTATATACGTAATGTTGGGGCTATGGAATGATGGGTATAGGAAAATTATACTTATCAATAATCACGGTCATTTATGGATGCTCGAATCAGCTGTCCAAGAGTTCTGCAAACGCTTTCAATTACCAGGTATTTTTATGGTTATCGATTGGCATCGTGCTGTTCGAGAATTTTTCTTCCCTGTTGATAGAGAAGATAGTCTTGAAACCCATTTTGTGCATGCTGATGAGTCTGAAACATCTGTGGCCCAACTTTTGTTCCCAGATATGATCGACATGAAATATGTACAGGATGCCGAGGGTGAATCGTTCCTGCCAGATGGTCATTTTGATAAATCAGTTGATCCTTTCCACAGACCTATGGCATGGTCTCAAGGCGAAGGTCACATGGCAATTGAGAGGGCAGCTACCCCTGAGGGTGTTGTTGGCCATCCAAGTAAAGCAAATCCCAAAAAAGCCAAAAGACCTATAGCTGCAATATTAAGCTACCTCACCTTATTACACGATCACATTAGAGAGGCATTTCCGCCAGGCGTGCTTCCACCTGTAGAAAAGGTGACATTAAGAGACCCAAAAGAGCTCGAACCGTTCTTGAAAGAACCATTCAGTCCTGGGTGGAAATCCGTTTATGAACTACCAATAATAGGTCCATTTACAAAACTATAGCTCCACTAAACCAATCGAAATACAAATAGCTATTCGTATTTCGATTGGTTTTTTCTTTAAATATTTAGAACGCGTCGTTTCAAACAGAAGGGAGGATAAGATAAAAAATGTCTAATTTCCTTAGAAGGTTCGGCGCATTAATAGGGCTCATATGCCTATGTATAGTGCTATCTATTATTTCCGAACACTTTTTAACATTTAATAATGTAATGAATATTCTTAAGCAATCGTCTATTAATGCACTGCTTGCTTTAGGCGTTCTTCTTCCAATTCTTACTGGAGGAATTGATTTGTCAGTTGGTTCGATCCAAGCATTCTCCATGTGTGTTATGGCTTTTTTTGCTGTTAAGATGGGTGTCAATCCTGTGATTGCAGTTATTATGGGAATATTTGCTGGAACTGCATTGGGATATTGCAACGGGCTTTTGTTAACAAAACTTAAATTACCGCACCCATTTATCTCAACATTAGGAATGATGAATATCGCTAGAGGATTAAGCTTAATAATCACTGCTGGATTTCCCATATCTGGTTTACCGTTACTTATCAGGTTCTTTGGTACAGGAGAAATGATGCGAATTCCAGTCCCTGCAATTTTAGTCTTAATAGTCTATCTAATATACTACGTTATTTTGAATCACACTCCCTTTGGCAGGTATGTTTATGCTATAGGAAGCAACAGAGAAGCTGTCAGACTCTCCGGAGTTAATGTTGATAGAGTCTTGAATATTGTCTTTGCAAGTGCCGGGTTCCTTGCATCTTTAAGCGCCCTTGTGCTTGCGGGAAGGGTAAACTCAGCCTATCCGCTTGCTGGATTAGGAGCCGAACTCGATGCTATAGCAGGAGCTGTTATTGGAGGCGCTTCCCTTTTTGGTGGAGAAGGTACAGTAGGTGGCACCATTATCGGTGTGTTAATTATGGGTGTTTTAAGGAATGGACTTAATCTTCTCAATGTATCAGCCTACTGGCAAACGGTAATTATAGGTGCAGTTGTAATACTTGCTGTGTGGGTTGACGTCTTAAGAAAACAAGCAGAATATAAATCATCTATTGCACGATAACATTAGTAATTTATTATATCAATCTGGAGGTTAGCGTTAAAAATGAAAAATTTAAACCGCAATATGTTGTATATCCTTAGCGAAAGCGGTTATTCAAAATATCTATTATTACCTAAAACCAATACTCTAGACCTACCTATAAAGGTCATGCAATTCGGAGAAGGAAACTTTCTTAGAGCCTTTGTCGACTCGCTCATACAAATGGCAAATGACAAAGACATATTTAAGGGTAAAGTTATCGTTATTCAACCTATACCCGAAGGCAGAGCCGATGCAATTAACGCTTCGGACGGTATTTTCACCCATATAGCCCGAGGTATTCATCAAGGACAACCTAAAGAAGAGATCAGAATCGTAGGAAGCATCGATAAGGCGCTCAAAGCATACGGGCAATGGGACGAAGTGCTTGAAGAGGCAAAAGATCCAAACATCAAAATAGTCGTCTCTAACACGACCGAAGCTGGAATTGCCATATCGCCTGACGATCGTTTCGACGACAACCCTCCCCACTCCTTCCCAGCCAAAGTAACCAGACTTCTTTACGAACGCTATAAGACATTGGGCAAAGATGATGGCAAGTTAATATTCATTCCCTGCGAGCTCATTGACCGTAATGGTGATGTATTAAAAGAATGTGTTATAAAATTATGCCATAAATTCGACCTAGAAAAAGAATTTATCGACTGGGTGGACAAAGAGTGCACATTTTGCTGCTCCTTAGTCGATCGAATTGTAACGGGATATCCGCAGGATGAAATCGAAGAGCTGACAAAGAGGTTGGGATATGTCGACAACAACCTCGTGGTTTCGGAGTTGTTTCACCTATGGGTAATAGAAGGACCAAGCTTTGTAAAAGACATATTCCCCCTACATGAGGCAGGCCTCAACGTGATCTTCACAGAGGACATAACACCTTATCGAACCAGAAAGGTTCGCATCCTAAACGGAGGACACACATCCACTGTCACTTTAGCTTATGCTGCAGGTTTAAACTATGTAAAAGAAATGGTCGAGCATCCAATTATCGGTGCATACTTAAAAGACCTCCTTTTTGAGGAGGTAGTTCCAACCGTTCCCGGCAATAAATCAGAAATATCTGCATTCGCACAAGAAGTGCTAGAAAGATTCAAAAATCCCTACATTAAGCACTCCTTGTTGGACATAACTTTAAATTCAACGAGTAAGCTGGCCGTTCGTGTAATACCAAGCCTCGTAGATTTTTATTCAATCACCGGAAAACTTCCGAACCGTTTGCTCTTGTCCGTCGCAGGCTATCTAAGGTTTTATAAGATCACCAGGACTGACGGTAAATATTTCTACGGTACTCGTGATAACGGCGAAGAATATCCCATTAGAGATGATAAGGAAATACTCGAATTCATGAAAAGCATTTGGGACGCTCCTGATGCCTCTTTTGGCATAAGACAATGCAGATCTATCGTAGAGAAGGCTCTCTCCCATCCAAAGCTTGAAGCCGAAGGCTTGTTAAAAGTGCCGGAAATGATCGATAAAATTTCACTTTATTTGCACGATCTCTTAAACAATGGTGCCGTAGAAAGTGTTAGGAGTGTAATAAATTCTTAGTTTTAAGGAGGATATAAATCAATATGTTCGACACAATTAATTATATCTGTTCCGCAAAAGTTATTGCAGTAATAAGAGCTAAATCTGCCAATGAAGGGTTAAGGTTATGCAAAGCCATTCATAATGGAGGAATTAAAACAATTGAAATCACTATGACTGTACCAAAAGCCATAAATACTATAGAAACCCTTCAAGAAGAGATGTCGGGTCAGGATGTATTAATCGGGGCCGGGACTGTGTGTGATTCAGAAACTGCTGTTGCTTGCATTAAAGCTGGAGCTAAGTTTATTGTATCTCCTTGTTTAGTTCCCGATGTTATTCATGCATGTCATAGATATAACGTGCTTGTTATGCCAGGTATCGGAACAGCTACAGAAGCATTTATGGCTACTCAGCTTGGAGCACAGTTATTAAAAGTGTTCCCGGGCGATGTGCTGGGTCCTCATTTTGTAAAATCGCTAAAAGGCCCCTTCCCCCATCTTAAGATGATACCCACAGGCGGTGTAACTTTGGAAAATATGGACCAATGGTTTAAGGCAGGAGTAGTTGCTGTAGGTATCGGTAGCTTCCTTACTAGGCCTGCTATAGAAAAAGGTGATTTCAACGTTGTAACATCCATAGCAAAAGAGGTGGTAGCTAAAGCTATGTGCTTATAATTTTCTATATTTATAAAAGGAGGAATATAAAATGCCAAAAACAATAATTACTTTCGGCGAGTTAATGCTTCGTCTATCGCCTCCGGACCACGAGGTGCTTCTCCAAAGCCCGATTTTGGAGGCCACCTTTGGAGGTGCCGAGGCCAATGTAGCTGTTTCTTTGGCAAATTACGGTGAAAATACGAGCTTCGTCACGGCACTGCCAAACAATCCGATAGGGAAAGCAGCTGTTATGAATTTACGTTCCTTTGGGATCGACACTTCGCACATAGTATTCAAAGGTGAAAGAGTGGGAATATATTACGCACAAAAGGGGTCATGTTTTAGGCCATCGCAAGTAATTTACGACCGTGCCCATTCCTCCTTTTCTGAAATCAAACCAGAGGATCTGGACTGGAACGTTATCTTCGAGGATGCCGATTGGTTTCATGTAACGGGAATTACACCTGCCGTCTCCGAAGGGGCTGCCCTGGCAACGTTAGAGGCAGTTAAAAAGGCAAAAGACATGGGAATTACTGTATCTTGCGACTTGAACTACAGAAAAAAGCTGTGGAAATGGGGCAAAAAGGCACCCGAGGTCATGAGAGAGTTGGCTAAATATCTCGACGTTATGATCGCCAACGAAGAGGATTGCCAGTTGGCGCTTGGAATAGATGCCCATATTGACGTAACCAAAGGCGCCTTAGACCCGGAAAGCTACAAGGGAATAATAAAAACGGTATTCGATTTATACCCTCAACTCAGTTACGTTGCCACAACATTGCGAGAAAGCGTAAGCGCAGACCACAACAATTGGTCTGCTATTTTAGCCAACAAAGACGCATTCATGGTAAGTCGCAAGTATCAAATAACGGATATCGTAGATAGAGTGGGCGGCGGAGATTCTTTCGGTGCAGGCCTAATTCATGGATTGAGACATTTTAAAGATCCCAAAGACGCTTTGGAATTTGCCGTAGCCGCTTCAGCTCTTAAACATACGATACCCGGTGACTTCAATAGGGTAAGCAAAGAAGATGTACTAAACCTGATGGGCGGAGACGTAAGCGGAAGGGTTCAAAGGTAAAAAAACGGGAGAGTCTCTCCCGTTTTTTTAAATTATAACGTAACTCCGTCTTTCCAGATGGCTATCTGTCTAAATCCGTTTTCTTCGCTTTTCGTCTTTTCTCCACTGGCTACGTCTATTATCTTTTGGATAAATTTGTCTAAAAGCTTCTCCATTGGCTCTCCTTCGAGCAAACTTCCTGCGTTAAAATCTATCCAGTTTCCTTTTCTGCGATAGAGATCGCTGTTGGTGGATACTTTTACGGTAGGCACAAATGTGCCGAAAGGCGTACCTCTGCCTGTCGAAAAAAGAACCATGTGACAACCGGCGGCTCCCAGAGCAGTTGAGGAAACCAAATCATTGCCAGGTCCTTCCAGAAGAGACAGCCCCTTTTTTCCAACCTGAGATCCGTAGGGCAAGACATCTACAACCGGTGCTCTGCCGCCCTTTTGAACACAACCAAGGGACTTTTCCTCTAAAGTCGTTATCCCGCCGGCCTTATTTCCTGGAGACGGGTTTTCATATACGGGCTGTCCGTGGGATATAAAATATTCCTTGAATCCATTGATAAGCTTGACGATTTTCTCAAATACTTCTTCGTTTTCGGCCCTTTCCATCAACAGCCTCTCAGCCCCGAACATCTCAGGCACTTCCGTCAGAACAGAACTACCTCCTGCGCATACAAGGAAATCCGAGAAAGCCCCAAGCAACGGATTGGCTGTTATCCCCGAAAATCCGTCAGAGCCTCCGCATTTAAGGCCAACCGACAGCGACGAAATGGGAACGTCTTCTCTCCTGTCAGAAGATGCATTTTCTGCCAGCTCGCATATTATTTTTGCTCCCGCTTCTATTTCGTCATCCACTTCCTGAGCAATAAGAAAACGAACTCTCTCCCTATCGAAATCGCCAAGATGCGCGACAAAAGAATCGAGTGTGTTATTTTCACATCCCAACCCTAAAACCAACACCCCGGCCGCATTTGGATGTTTTACTATTCCGGCAAGTATTTTTTGGGTCTTTTCCAGATCTCCTCCGAGTTGCGAGCAGCCAAAGGGGTGAGCCATGACGTTAAAACCGTCGATCGTGAACGGAAAAGATTTACCGTCGAGAATTGACTTGGCTTTTTTAAATACAAGATCTCCGATTTCGTTTATGCATCCCACTGTCGGCACTATCCAAATCTCGTTTCTTATGCCCACCAAACCGTTTTTACGCATAAATCCCTTAAATTTCCGCATTATCGAAGAATCGGGACAAGTCAGATAATTCTTTGGTTCGTAGGAATATTCCTCCAAGCCTTCCAGATTGGTTTTCATATTATGGGCATGGACATGCTCCCCTGCTCGAATCTCAACAATTGCCCTTCCAATGGGGAATCCGTACTTTACCACCTTTTCTCCGGATTTTATATCCTTTAAAGCGACCTTATGCCCTACGGGCACATCGCTTATCAACGTCAAAAACTGTCCGCCAATTGTTACGACATCGCCCGTTTTAAGTTCTTTTACAGCAACTGCAACGTTATCTTTGGGAGTTATTTGCAATATAGACATCGTATTCACCTTCTACCGCTACATTCCGGGCAGAGAATTTAGTGCCTCAGATATCTTGGCGGCAATTTCCTGAACCTTTCTTCCCGCTTCTAGCATCTTTTCTTCTTGGAACCTATAAGCCGGAGCGGAGACGCTTATGGCGCCCACGGGCCTGCCATTCTGCAATATGGCTGCTCCGACGCAACAAATACCCTCTTCGTTTTCCTGTAAATCCTTTGAAAAGCCTTCCTGCCTGATTTTAGACAATTCGGCCATTAGATTTTCACGATCAACTATAGTATTGGGCGTTTTTGAGACAAGCCGGGTTTTCCTTAAATAAGCGTCCAGCTCCTCTTTGCTCAAGGAAGCTAAAATCGCCTTCCCCGCTGCCGTGCAATATAAAGTCAGATGCGCACCAATTCTGGAGTGCATCCTCACGGGATGGGGAGTATCCAACTTCTCTATGTAATATGCTTCTTCCCCATCGAAGGATATCAAATGAACTGTCTCTCTGGTAAGATCCCAAAGCTCCACCAAGTAGGGTTTAGCTATCTCCAGCAAGACATTTTGTCCCTTGTAAGCGCTGGCCCAAAAAAGCACTGCGGGACCTATGGCATACTGCCCGTTACAGCGCACGACAAGCGAATGTTCTTCAAGGGTGTTAAGAATCCTAAAAACAGTAGTTTTGGGCAACGATATCTTGCCCACTATCTCCGACAGACTTGAAGGCTGCCCCAGCTCGGCAAGACAATTCATGACATCTACTGCTCTTTCTAAAACCCGTATGTTTGCTACACCAGGCATTTAAATTCCTCCATATGGAAAATTATTTCATTGTTTGTATATTATACCATATTTAAATTCTGCATAAAAACTCACCATCGCTTTTCGCTCTTTGCTGTCATTCTTTCTAAAACTTACCCGGAAACTAACAACAAACACGAAACATACGAATTGGTCTCCCATGGAAAAGATGCTTGGAAGCTTTTGCTATCCCTGTAATGGAAGACTCAGCTATCTCCCTCTTGTCATGTTAAGCCCCCCTTTTAGGGCAGTGGTTTGACCCTTCTGTTGGAATTGCCAAACAACATTACGGCATGGACTGCTTTTCCTAAATATGTATAATACATAACAAAGTATAGACCTTTTAAAAGGCTTTTCCCGGTGATTCATGACACTCCAAACGGGAAATGATCCGCCAGAAAGCTGGTAATTCTCGGTAGAACCTCAGGAGAAATAGCTGTTAAAATTAACTTTGTAAATCAATGAAACATGTTTTATAATAATTCAATATTTTTATTAAGCATATATTTTAATTTTATCAAACCAAAAAGGGAGTGTTTCTGATGGCGACCATGAACCGTAAAAAGGAGGCTCGAAGATTAAGCTGGGGCATACTTATTATTGTTATCCCAATCTTAATATTAATATTTTGTGGACTAGCATTCTCCACTATTACATTATTTCAAAAAGCTCTAACTAGATCAATGAGCGAAAAACTAGTTGAACAGGTGAAGGTGGAGGCAGCTAAGATGAATATCTTTCTTTCAGAAGGCAAAGCAGCATCCTACCTTGCTTATGACATTGAAGCTCTAGACAATTACGACGTAGATCTGATCGGACCTATAATTAAAAAGTACCTTGAGAAACACAATGAAGTTATCAGTGGCGGATACTGGCTTGAACCTTACGTTTATAAGTCTGATTTAAAGTATTATGGCCCTTTTTACTATAAGGATGGCAAGGAAATAATATTGTCATGGGAATACAACACGGACGCAGTCAATTATTTGAATGAAGATTGGTACAAATTGGGATTTACTGGTGATGACAGCCTTAAATGGTCCGAGCCTTACATTGATCCTGTAACAAAGGTTTTAATGATAACCTCGGTAGCGCCAATCGTAAAAGACGGTAAACGCATTGGTGTTACGACCATGGACGTCAGCCTTGCAAATTTAGATCAATATATAAGCGGAATTAAATTTGGTCGAAATGGCCTGGCTTTCCTGATAACAAGTACGGGATATTATATGAGCTTTCCGGATAAGGATAGAAACCTCAAAGTCAGGATAACGGAGGAAAAAGAAGGCCTATTCACAGAAATAGGCAAAGCAATATCCGAAGGAGCCTCTGATGGCATATACTTTGGCAATGCTATGAACGACACTTATGTGGCTACCATTCAACCTGTGGGCGACACTGGTATAAAGATGGTAGCTATGATGCCAAGATCTGAATTTTACGATACTCGTGATGTCGTATTGAAGGTTGTTGTAATCTCCGTAATAATCGCCATTATGGCTCTGTCTCTGTTGATTTGGCACGTAATTAATATCAGGGTAAATCGCCCTCTATCCAGCTTGCTTGCGTATGCCGACAAAATCTCTGCAGGTGATCTTACTGTATCGCTGGACATAAACAGAAAGGATGAGATTGGGGAGATATTCGAAGCATTCAGAAAGGTTCAAGTTTCAATGAAAGATATAGTCAAAAGCATAATGCCTATCAGCAGTAAGCTAACAGACAATGCATCTGCCCTTTTAAAAGTAAGCCAAAGCACTACAGATGTCATGCGAAGGATTCGGGATAATATGAACAATTTAAACAACATAGCTGAATCAAATGCTTCCGTAGTGGAAGAAACAAATGCCGGCATTGAGGAGATAAGCTCTGCTGCTCAAACATCAGCGCGCGAGTCCACTAAAGGTGTCGATGCAGCTTCCAATGTATTTGAAACCGCCAAGATCACCGCTTCGGTCATGGACGAATCAGTAAAAGAACTGCGAACTGTGGGACAGTTTTCTCAACAAAGTATGCACAACGTTCAAGATTTGGCGGAAACGGTATCCAAGATATCCGAGTTCGTGAACGTTATTTCCAATATAGCCGCACAAACTAATTTACTGGCATTAAATGCCGCCATAGAAGCTGCAAGAGCCGGTGAAGCAGGTCGCGGTTTTGCTGTCGTAGCTGAAGAAGTTCGCAAGCTTGCCGAAAAATCCGGAGAGGCAGCTGATGAAATTTCTTCGACCATGGATGGGCTTTTGGGGAAATCCCAGGAGACGGTAGCGTCAGCACAGGAGTCCACAAGAAAGCTCGACGCAATCATTGGCAAAATTGTTAATACAAAGAATAAAATTGATGAGTTTTTGCAGGAAATCTCAAAAATCACTGACGTCATACAAAGCATCGCAGCTGCTTCAGAAGAACAATCGGCATCTATACAGGAAATCGCCTCTGGCATGGATCAGTTGGCAAGCCATACATCGGAAACTGCACATATGGCTTCCGATGTTTACAACACCTTATCAATATCGGAAAAAGAAGTGGAGCAAATAAAGTCACAAGCCGAAAACCTGCAAGAGTTCGTTGCAAAGCTTGGGGAAATAGCATCCCGATTTAAAATTGATTCAGCGGAGTTAAATATTCATAAGTCCACTACCATTTCTGAGCACAGTTAAAACAAAGGCCGCCCAAACGACATTGGGCGGCCTTTGTTTTAATACATAATAGTGGACTTCCTCCGTTTTAGCGGACACCAACCAACTTAAGAGTCACTTTTACAGGATTTTCATATGTTTTCTCAAATCCCTCTCAAGTTTGTAGCCAGGAGTCGAATGCTGTCTAGTGCTATTGCAGAAGTCCTCAATATATTCAAATGTATTGATCATGGCTTCAGCCCTGATTTTAAACCTGCGACGATATATAGGTAAACCTTAAGGGTCATATTGTAGATTTTAATAATTTGTGATACTTTATTGTCCTAAAAAACAATTTTGAAAGGAGATGACAGGAATGGCTAGCGAATCACAGCAGAAAAAGTTTTCTTTTTTAGAATGGTTTATGAATTTTGATTTCTACAGAAAATTTTTGTTACCTGGCTTTGTTTTGCAATCAGTGGTAATAGCAGGTGGCTACGGTACTGGAAGGGAAATAGTAGAGTACTTTATGCAATATGGCCCAAAGAATGGTCTTTTAGGTATGTTTTTTGTTACCACTATTTTGTGGGCTGCGGTATGTGCTGCTAGCTTTGAGTTTGCCAGATTATTCCGCACATACGACTATAGGAGCTTTTTCAAACATTTGATTGGAGGGGCATGGCCTCTTTATGAAATATGTTACATTATATTGCTCTTTATAGTCCTCGGCGTTTGCGGCGCTGCCTCGGGAAGCATTTTAAAAGAGACGTTCAACTTGCCCCCATTGGCTGGAGCGGGTGTATTTTTACTGTTAATCGCCCTTCTAACATATTTTGGCAGTCGTGTCATTGCAGCTGCTCTATCGTGGTGGTCCTTTTTTCTCTATATTGTATATATTGTTTTTTTAGTACTTGGTTTTATGAAATTTAGCGGTAATATCACGGAAAGTCTTTCATCTGGAGTGAATAAACCCGGCTGGGTCATGGGCGGCTTTCAATATGCTTTTTACAATTTAGGATGTTTACCAGCAATACTTTTTGTCACGCGCTTTATTGAGACTAGAAAAGAGGCCATCATTTCAGGCATATTTGCTGGGCTATTAACGATTTTGCCAGGATTTTTTCTATATATTGTTTTACTTGGGGCATATCCAGACGTTCTAACGATTGAAGTCCCAACATATTTTGCTCTACAAAGAATAGGATTAACGTCGCTTCTTATTACTTATATGATAGTCCTTTTTGGAACTATGATAGAGACAGGCACGGGTTTTATTCATGCAGTGAACGAACGAATCAATTCTTATATGCTGGATAAAAAAGGTAGGGAAATTTCACGAACTCAGAGGGGGGCTATAGGCTTTGTAATGGCGCTTCTGGGTTTGTTAATTTCATCCTTTGGACTTATACCGCTAATAGCAAGGGGTTATGGAACTATATCATGGGGATTTTTCATTCTTCATGGAGTTGCTCTATTTACAATAGGTATTTACAAGATCGTAAAAGCCAAAGGGAAACGAGTTCATGAATCTATAAAATATTAAATGAAAATGTTTAATATATCTTAAAAACTTTGTTATACCATAATTCAAAATTGAATATGATTCATAAGTGGATTTTCGTGTTATCTTTAAAACTAGCGTTTTATCTACTTAGTGTAACGATCTATAATGATCTACATTTGCTATCTCTATTAGAGGCTTGTTTGTCATTGATATATTTTTAATATGTTAGGGGGGGGAATAAAGATTATGTGGGAAACACTGAAGAGATACACACACAAAAAGCTGGAAAGAAACCTAGAAATTGTAGATGAAGAAACTAAATACATTCCTAAAGCTTGTGCGTTAAAGTACTATCCACTCGTTATAAAAGAAGCAAATGGATCTATCGTAAAGGACGCAGACGACAACGAATATATAGATTTTTTATCCAGCGCTGCAGTATATAACATAGGACACAAACACCCTAAAGTCGTTAAGGCTGCTAAAGCGCAAATCGACAATGTGATAAATTACACCATGGCTTATTTTTATGAAACTCAACCAATCGAACTTGCCAAAAAAATTACTGCCATTACGCCAG
This DNA window, taken from Acetomicrobium thermoterrenum DSM 13490, encodes the following:
- a CDS encoding YkvI family membrane protein codes for the protein MASESQQKKFSFLEWFMNFDFYRKFLLPGFVLQSVVIAGGYGTGREIVEYFMQYGPKNGLLGMFFVTTILWAAVCAASFEFARLFRTYDYRSFFKHLIGGAWPLYEICYIILLFIVLGVCGAASGSILKETFNLPPLAGAGVFLLLIALLTYFGSRVIAAALSWWSFFLYIVYIVFLVLGFMKFSGNITESLSSGVNKPGWVMGGFQYAFYNLGCLPAILFVTRFIETRKEAIISGIFAGLLTILPGFFLYIVLLGAYPDVLTIEVPTYFALQRIGLTSLLITYMIVLFGTMIETGTGFIHAVNERINSYMLDKKGREISRTQRGAIGFVMALLGLLISSFGLIPLIARGYGTISWGFFILHGVALFTIGIYKIVKAKGKRVHESIKY
- a CDS encoding methyl-accepting chemotaxis protein, with the protein product MNIFLSEGKAASYLAYDIEALDNYDVDLIGPIIKKYLEKHNEVISGGYWLEPYVYKSDLKYYGPFYYKDGKEIILSWEYNTDAVNYLNEDWYKLGFTGDDSLKWSEPYIDPVTKVLMITSVAPIVKDGKRIGVTTMDVSLANLDQYISGIKFGRNGLAFLITSTGYYMSFPDKDRNLKVRITEEKEGLFTEIGKAISEGASDGIYFGNAMNDTYVATIQPVGDTGIKMVAMMPRSEFYDTRDVVLKVVVISVIIAIMALSLLIWHVINIRVNRPLSSLLAYADKISAGDLTVSLDINRKDEIGEIFEAFRKVQVSMKDIVKSIMPISSKLTDNASALLKVSQSTTDVMRRIRDNMNNLNNIAESNASVVEETNAGIEEISSAAQTSARESTKGVDAASNVFETAKITASVMDESVKELRTVGQFSQQSMHNVQDLAETVSKISEFVNVISNIAAQTNLLALNAAIEAARAGEAGRGFAVVAEEVRKLAEKSGEAADEISSTMDGLLGKSQETVASAQESTRKLDAIIGKIVNTKNKIDEFLQEISKITDVIQSIAAASEEQSASIQEIASGMDQLASHTSETAHMASDVYNTLSISEKEVEQIKSQAENLQEFVAKLGEIASRFKIDSAELNIHKSTTISEHS
- a CDS encoding UxaA family hydrolase, which codes for MSILQITPKDNVAVAVKELKTGDVVTIGGQFLTLISDVPVGHKVALKDIKSGEKVVKYGFPIGRAIVEIRAGEHVHAHNMKTNLEGLEEYSYEPKNYLTCPDSSIMRKFKGFMRKNGLVGIRNEIWIVPTVGCINEIGDLVFKKAKSILDGKSFPFTIDGFNVMAHPFGCSQLGGDLEKTQKILAGIVKHPNAAGVLVLGLGCENNTLDSFVAHLGDFDRERVRFLIAQEVDDEIEAGAKIICELAENASSDRREDVPISSLSVGLKCGGSDGFSGITANPLLGAFSDFLVCAGGSSVLTEVPEMFGAERLLMERAENEEVFEKIVKLINGFKEYFISHGQPVYENPSPGNKAGGITTLEEKSLGCVQKGGRAPVVDVLPYGSQVGKKGLSLLEGPGNDLVSSTALGAAGCHMVLFSTGRGTPFGTFVPTVKVSTNSDLYRRKGNWIDFNAGSLLEGEPMEKLLDKFIQKIIDVASGEKTKSEENGFRQIAIWKDGVTL
- a CDS encoding IclR family transcriptional regulator, which translates into the protein MPGVANIRVLERAVDVMNCLAELGQPSSLSEIVGKISLPKTTVFRILNTLEEHSLVVRCNGQYAIGPAVLFWASAYKGQNVLLEIAKPYLVELWDLTRETVHLISFDGEEAYYIEKLDTPHPVRMHSRIGAHLTLYCTAAGKAILASLSKEELDAYLRKTRLVSKTPNTIVDRENLMAELSKIRQEGFSKDLQENEEGICCVGAAILQNGRPVGAISVSAPAYRFQEEKMLEAGRKVQEIAAKISEALNSLPGM